From a single Paenibacillus sp. FSL R5-0345 genomic region:
- a CDS encoding AMP-binding protein, with product MNLVVPILRHAAQQPDSIALTQAQATHTYATLVQAMQRIANGLQQKGLKHDKIAILSTNRIEFVEVFLGAIYAGCVPIPLDPKWSANELQMIIEQCQPSMIFAEPEAAKHLVFMNEAIPTLTFSNERTGSYDQWLDALKPEAELDETNELLFIGFTSGTTGLPKGYMRTHLSWLKSFEVSSAAFELDSMKDVLAPGPFVHSLSLFAVMQSLYGGANFHIMQKFSATQVLELCKQIPGVVLFVVPTMLESMMQQAVPGQTQIDAIISSGAKWSELSKKKSIEVFAGTRLYESYGSSEASYISYLDVLEEHNPNSVGKPYPGVQISIRDEEFREVPTGEIGQLYVRSDMIFLGYHQLPKETAAAFREGWLVLEDYVYQDEAGYLYLAGRLKNRIISGGLNVYPEEIERVLEHLPEIQEVMVLGVPDDYWGEQLAVLVKWNGAKHLSIDEIKNYCRQYLASYKAPKKLLTVDEFIYISSGKIARQAMKDYVKRAMV from the coding sequence ATGAATCTAGTAGTGCCTATACTGCGCCATGCAGCACAGCAGCCCGACAGCATTGCCTTAACCCAGGCCCAAGCGACGCATACCTATGCAACATTAGTACAAGCGATGCAGAGAATTGCGAATGGTCTACAGCAAAAGGGCTTGAAGCATGACAAAATTGCTATTTTATCTACGAATCGTATTGAATTTGTTGAAGTTTTCTTAGGGGCTATTTATGCGGGCTGTGTTCCGATTCCTTTAGATCCCAAGTGGAGCGCAAATGAGCTGCAGATGATTATAGAGCAGTGCCAGCCGTCGATGATTTTTGCTGAGCCGGAAGCTGCAAAGCATCTGGTATTTATGAACGAAGCCATCCCAACGCTGACTTTTTCAAATGAACGAACAGGTTCCTATGATCAGTGGCTGGATGCGCTGAAACCAGAGGCTGAGTTGGATGAGACGAACGAGTTATTATTTATCGGTTTTACTTCAGGCACAACTGGGCTACCCAAAGGATATATGCGTACCCATTTATCGTGGTTAAAGAGCTTTGAGGTATCGAGTGCTGCCTTTGAATTGGACTCTATGAAGGATGTTTTAGCACCGGGTCCGTTTGTGCATTCGCTGTCCTTGTTCGCTGTAATGCAGAGTCTGTATGGTGGAGCAAACTTTCATATTATGCAAAAATTTAGCGCCACACAGGTGTTAGAGCTGTGCAAGCAGATTCCGGGTGTGGTGTTGTTTGTTGTACCGACAATGCTTGAATCCATGATGCAGCAGGCTGTTCCTGGGCAGACGCAGATTGATGCGATTATTAGCTCAGGTGCAAAGTGGTCGGAGTTGTCCAAAAAAAAGAGTATAGAAGTGTTCGCTGGAACGCGTCTCTATGAATCCTATGGTTCCTCAGAAGCGAGTTATATTAGTTATTTGGATGTTCTGGAAGAGCATAATCCGAACTCTGTAGGCAAGCCCTATCCCGGAGTGCAAATTTCCATTCGTGATGAAGAGTTCCGTGAAGTCCCTACGGGGGAGATTGGGCAGTTATATGTGCGAAGTGATATGATATTTCTAGGCTACCATCAATTGCCGAAGGAGACCGCAGCAGCTTTTCGAGAGGGATGGCTTGTGTTGGAGGATTATGTTTATCAGGATGAAGCTGGTTATTTATATCTGGCGGGTCGCTTGAAAAATAGAATCATCTCGGGTGGGCTGAACGTTTATCCAGAGGAAATAGAGCGAGTACTGGAGCATCTTCCGGAAATACAAGAAGTAATGGTGCTTGGCGTCCCTGACGATTATTGGGGAGAACAGCTGGCAGTCCTCGTGAAATGGAATGGTGCAAAGCATTTATCTATAGACGAAATAAAGAATTATTGTCGCCAGTATTTAGCAAGTTACAAAGCGCCGAAGAAGCTGCTGACAGTTGATGAGTTTATCTATATAAGCAGTGGCAAAATTGCCCGGCAAGCGATGAAAGACTATGTGAAAAGAGCGATGGTATGA
- a CDS encoding thiolase family protein — MIEAVIVMAKRTPIGRMGGLLSTLEPEALLAPLIQHIVAETNLPVDIIDDVIIGNVVGPGGNIARVAALEAGLPVSVPGVTVDRQCGSGLEAINIAARLIQSGAGEIYFAGGVESTSRAPWKMAKPQTLMGIPQLYTRAHFTPSAYGDPDMGIAAENVARKYGISREEQDQYALKSHQKAVHAQQSGQFQQEIVPLLVEGEWVHTDECPRVNTSLDKLRKLPPIFEEKGTVTAGNACPINDGAALLLMMSREKCRQLKLKPILRVVDAQAAGVDPNYLGMGPVPAVHKVLHRQQLTITDLDIVEFNEAFASQVLASLNELQIPQEKVNLGGGALAIGHPYGASGAILMTRLFAEMQRTPYKRGLATLGIGGGMGLATLVEAVE, encoded by the coding sequence ATGATAGAAGCAGTGATTGTCATGGCAAAACGCACACCGATTGGCAGGATGGGCGGCTTATTAAGTACATTGGAGCCGGAAGCATTACTGGCGCCGCTTATTCAGCATATTGTGGCAGAGACAAACCTGCCTGTAGATATAATCGATGATGTCATTATTGGAAATGTGGTCGGTCCGGGTGGGAATATTGCCCGGGTAGCAGCGCTCGAAGCGGGATTGCCTGTTTCGGTTCCGGGTGTCACTGTGGATCGGCAGTGCGGTTCTGGGCTAGAGGCGATTAATATTGCAGCTAGGCTTATTCAAAGCGGTGCTGGTGAGATTTATTTCGCAGGCGGCGTTGAAAGCACGAGCCGTGCTCCCTGGAAGATGGCTAAGCCACAGACCTTGATGGGTATTCCACAGCTATATACCCGTGCTCATTTTACACCTAGCGCTTACGGTGATCCGGATATGGGGATTGCTGCGGAAAATGTAGCGCGGAAGTACGGGATTTCGCGCGAAGAGCAGGATCAATATGCCTTAAAAAGCCATCAGAAGGCCGTTCATGCTCAGCAAAGTGGCCAGTTTCAGCAGGAGATTGTACCTCTTCTGGTTGAGGGAGAGTGGGTGCATACCGACGAATGTCCTAGGGTCAATACGAGCTTGGATAAGCTGCGAAAGCTACCGCCAATTTTTGAAGAAAAGGGTACTGTCACTGCTGGAAATGCTTGTCCTATTAATGATGGTGCGGCGCTCTTATTAATGATGTCCCGTGAGAAATGTCGGCAACTCAAGCTTAAGCCTATCCTGCGTGTAGTGGATGCGCAAGCGGCAGGTGTAGATCCGAACTACTTAGGTATGGGGCCAGTTCCAGCTGTACACAAGGTGTTACATCGTCAACAGCTGACCATAACCGATTTAGATATTGTAGAGTTTAATGAAGCCTTTGCTTCGCAAGTTCTAGCCTCACTGAACGAGCTTCAGATTCCACAGGAAAAGGTCAATCTTGGAGGAGGCGCATTAGCTATCGGTCATCCATACGGGGCGTCCGGAGCCATTTTAATGACGAGGTTATTTGCTGAAATGCAGCGTACTCCTTATAAAAGGGGACTTGCCACTTTGGGCATCGGCGGTGGGATGGGGCTGGCAACGCTTGTGGAGGCGGTAGAATGA
- a CDS encoding FAS1-like dehydratase domain-containing protein has protein sequence MNCIHHQIHVSAEWISDYAQSIEAPVQTTNGHLIAPSTMPIIFWQAFDIPWLNKGEPLLHGTQKFSYQAPITAGMMLDCELALTSKVQKEGRQGKLTFYNHTLVCKCEGELIVTAETVLIRVGDNHDEKIHNC, from the coding sequence ATGAACTGCATTCATCATCAGATTCATGTGTCAGCTGAGTGGATTTCGGACTATGCGCAGAGTATTGAGGCACCCGTGCAGACGACTAACGGTCATCTGATTGCTCCTTCTACGATGCCTATTATTTTTTGGCAGGCCTTCGATATTCCTTGGCTTAATAAGGGAGAACCTTTGCTTCACGGCACTCAGAAATTTTCATATCAAGCTCCGATTACAGCGGGAATGATGTTAGATTGTGAATTAGCATTAACGAGCAAGGTGCAAAAGGAAGGCCGGCAGGGCAAGCTGACCTTTTACAACCATACACTGGTTTGTAAATGTGAAGGTGAGCTTATAGTTACTGCAGAAACGGTGTTAATTCGGGTAGGTGATAATCATGATGAAAAAATTCATAACTGCTGA
- a CDS encoding MaoC family dehydratase, whose translation MKKFITAEAIRQYAAASQDLAAIHLDEDAAAEVGFKRPIAHGMYLMGLAQSLYLAEHRAQWITRYELKFHQPIEVDNVVIFDFVEDDCAVKVILTTEAGDVIASGAFSVKEV comes from the coding sequence ATGAAAAAATTCATAACTGCTGAAGCCATCCGGCAATATGCAGCTGCTTCCCAAGATCTGGCCGCTATTCATCTAGATGAAGATGCTGCAGCTGAAGTTGGATTTAAGCGGCCCATTGCACATGGAATGTATCTTATGGGATTAGCTCAATCCTTATATCTCGCTGAGCATCGGGCACAGTGGATCACTCGGTATGAGCTGAAATTTCATCAACCTATAGAAGTAGATAATGTCGTTATTTTTGATTTTGTGGAGGATGACTGCGCTGTGAAAGTGATCCTTACAACAGAAGCTGGCGATGTTATTGCTTCAGGAGCTTTTTCAGTGAAAGAGGTGTAA
- a CDS encoding SDR family oxidoreductase: MNKVALITGATRGIGRSIAVQLGKSGYKVAVNGTKQVLIDEVVREIRQAGGEASGYSANVADPVTVSVMVDEVIAKYGHIEVLIANAGNLQDQKCLRMTDEEWKAVLDVHLNGTYYSIQRVLPHMRQTGGDILLMTSTAGLTGSVGQVNYSAAKAGILGMMWTLAAELKRDKIRVNAISPAALTDMTRPVIDHLKEKHASRNEPFPEFWRIGAPEDIATFVNAVLSETDADLTGEIFAVNGSKVTKWEKPAPAFSENSIEAFFAAWHRQKGSE; the protein is encoded by the coding sequence ATGAACAAAGTAGCCTTAATTACTGGAGCGACAAGAGGGATCGGGCGCAGTATCGCCGTGCAGCTCGGCAAGTCCGGTTATAAAGTGGCTGTAAATGGCACAAAACAAGTCTTAATCGATGAGGTTGTGCGCGAGATTCGTCAGGCAGGCGGTGAAGCATCGGGATACTCTGCGAATGTAGCAGATCCAGTTACGGTCTCTGTAATGGTTGATGAGGTTATTGCTAAATACGGCCATATTGAGGTGTTGATAGCGAACGCTGGCAATTTGCAGGATCAGAAGTGTCTACGGATGACAGATGAAGAATGGAAGGCCGTGCTGGATGTACATTTAAATGGCACCTATTACAGCATTCAACGCGTACTACCGCATATGCGTCAGACAGGCGGCGATATTCTGTTGATGACCTCCACCGCTGGGTTAACAGGCTCCGTGGGTCAGGTAAATTATAGTGCAGCCAAGGCTGGAATTCTCGGAATGATGTGGACACTCGCAGCGGAGTTGAAGCGTGACAAGATTAGGGTAAATGCGATTTCACCAGCCGCTTTAACAGATATGACCAGACCTGTCATTGATCATTTGAAAGAGAAACATGCCAGTCGTAATGAACCGTTCCCGGAGTTTTGGCGAATAGGCGCTCCAGAGGATATTGCTACCTTCGTAAATGCAGTATTGAGCGAGACCGATGCGGATTTAACCGGTGAAATCTTTGCTGTGAATGGATCAAAGGTGACGAAATGGGAGAAGCCTGCGCCTGCCTTTTCCGAGAACAGCATTGAGGCATTTTTCGCTGCTTGGCACCGTCAAAAGGGGAGTGAATAA
- a CDS encoding energy-coupling factor transporter ATPase, whose protein sequence is MLTFDQVHFYYKKGQPVLEDISFTIEAGEFVAIVGANGSGKSTIAKLMDGLLLPRKGAIQFKGLDTSKPADLTEIHQQIGFVFQNPEDQFITTTVMDEVLFGLENIRVPREEMRSRLEDALQAVHMEDYLDAMPHQLSGGQKQRVAIAAILAMRPQVIIFDEATSMLDPQGRQQVLSIMQELHRQGLTIIQITHHMEEVLSAERLLLLHQGRLEFDGDPLAFFETMPVADYQLQLPFAVRVQALLHSAAPPTPDWKGRVRSQWSTN, encoded by the coding sequence ATGCTTACCTTCGATCAAGTTCATTTTTATTATAAAAAGGGTCAGCCCGTCTTAGAGGATATCAGCTTTACAATAGAAGCGGGGGAATTTGTGGCGATTGTTGGCGCTAATGGCTCTGGCAAATCAACCATTGCCAAGCTAATGGACGGTTTGCTGCTGCCGCGAAAAGGGGCGATACAATTTAAGGGCCTAGACACCTCAAAGCCAGCTGATCTTACAGAAATTCATCAGCAAATCGGCTTTGTTTTTCAGAATCCAGAGGATCAATTTATCACCACAACCGTTATGGATGAGGTGCTTTTTGGTTTGGAGAATATTCGTGTGCCAAGGGAGGAAATGCGCAGCCGATTGGAGGATGCCTTGCAGGCTGTTCATATGGAGGATTATCTGGATGCTATGCCACATCAGCTTTCTGGAGGTCAAAAGCAGCGTGTTGCTATTGCCGCTATACTGGCGATGCGCCCGCAAGTCATTATTTTTGACGAGGCCACCTCTATGCTTGATCCTCAGGGAAGACAGCAGGTGCTTTCCATCATGCAAGAGCTGCATCGACAAGGTCTGACCATTATTCAGATCACTCACCATATGGAGGAAGTGCTTTCAGCAGAGCGATTATTACTCCTGCATCAAGGGCGGCTTGAGTTTGACGGCGATCCACTGGCTTTTTTTGAAACGATGCCTGTTGCGGACTATCAATTACAACTGCCCTTTGCAGTGCGTGTACAAGCATTACTCCATTCAGCAGCGCCGCCAACACCCGATTGGAAGGGGAGAGTCCGATCACAATGGTCTACCAATTAA
- a CDS encoding ATP-binding cassette domain-containing protein: protein MVYQLNHLSVNYADHVALHDVNCTLSAGKWISIIGPTGAGKSTFVKVLKGLIPTVKGDYWIDQQPAPRDAKGQLKVVPELGFVFQYPEHQLFETTVYKELAFALNLQGASSQQITEAIERILPQVGLSEEILLLNPFQLSGGEKRRVAIASVLMTNPKLLILDEPTAGLDPASQVSLLKLLKSWQQQDQRTLLFVSHQMDDVAEYSDEVMVFHKGQLKGHYNPRTLFLEKEELLIELGLSMPEPVQLLKLVEELSGQKIEVSSCKEQDIFDAVLPIWHSRGHEHG from the coding sequence ATGGTCTACCAATTAAATCATTTAAGTGTGAACTATGCTGATCATGTGGCTTTGCACGATGTAAACTGTACCCTTTCTGCGGGCAAATGGATTTCGATTATCGGTCCAACGGGCGCAGGAAAGTCTACCTTTGTCAAAGTGCTGAAGGGTTTGATTCCCACCGTAAAAGGCGACTATTGGATTGATCAGCAGCCTGCTCCCAGAGATGCCAAAGGACAATTAAAGGTCGTCCCTGAGCTGGGCTTCGTCTTTCAATATCCGGAGCATCAGCTATTCGAAACCACGGTGTATAAGGAGCTTGCTTTTGCTCTAAATCTGCAGGGGGCTTCAAGTCAGCAAATTACAGAGGCGATTGAAAGGATTTTGCCGCAAGTAGGTCTGTCAGAGGAGATTCTCCTTTTAAATCCATTCCAATTAAGCGGTGGAGAAAAGCGCCGTGTGGCTATTGCCTCTGTGCTGATGACGAATCCGAAGCTGCTAATTTTGGATGAACCAACAGCGGGGCTCGATCCAGCCAGCCAAGTATCTTTGTTGAAGCTGCTGAAATCATGGCAACAACAAGACCAGCGCACGCTTCTCTTCGTTTCACACCAGATGGATGATGTTGCCGAGTACTCGGATGAGGTGATGGTTTTTCACAAAGGTCAGCTAAAAGGGCATTATAACCCCAGAACATTATTTCTGGAAAAGGAAGAATTATTAATAGAATTAGGTTTGTCCATGCCTGAACCCGTACAGCTATTGAAGCTAGTAGAGGAACTATCCGGTCAAAAAATAGAGGTTTCTAGCTGTAAAGAGCAGGATATCTTCGATGCTGTTCTGCCGATTTGGCACTCGAGGGGGCATGAACATGGCTGA
- a CDS encoding energy-coupling factor transporter transmembrane component T family protein, with protein MADSVLVGQYVETHSIFHRLDPRTKLIGIVILMLSFLTLGTGLSYVIATFFVFGILLFSKVPFHFFWRGLRPLLFILLFTFVYNAVFTKGTILWSWSFIEVTEEGLRMGLRFVWRIILLILLASILTLTTKPLDLAYGLEKLLAPLSKLGVPVEQLSLMIVIAIRFIPTIKEELDRILLAQKARGYDLTALSPPRRIFAYIPIIIPLLFTTIQRAEQLSYAIDARAYGNGKGRTSYRVLQLQQMDYLAVGVALLFAMILLGLKIGKV; from the coding sequence ATGGCTGATTCCGTATTAGTGGGTCAATATGTGGAGACGCATTCGATTTTCCATCGTTTAGATCCTCGTACAAAGCTTATTGGTATCGTGATTCTCATGCTGAGCTTTCTAACGCTTGGAACAGGTCTTAGCTATGTTATTGCAACCTTTTTTGTGTTCGGAATTTTACTTTTTTCAAAGGTTCCTTTTCATTTTTTCTGGCGAGGGCTGCGCCCGCTATTATTTATTTTGCTGTTTACCTTTGTGTATAACGCCGTGTTTACCAAAGGAACGATCCTCTGGTCATGGTCATTTATTGAGGTGACTGAAGAAGGACTGCGAATGGGATTACGTTTTGTATGGCGTATAATATTGCTCATCTTATTAGCCTCAATATTAACATTAACTACTAAACCGCTAGATTTAGCGTATGGTCTTGAAAAGCTGTTAGCTCCTCTGTCCAAATTGGGGGTACCTGTAGAACAACTCTCATTAATGATAGTGATTGCGATTCGGTTTATTCCTACCATCAAGGAGGAGCTGGATCGTATTCTTCTCGCACAAAAGGCAAGAGGTTATGATCTTACAGCATTATCGCCGCCTAGACGGATATTTGCTTACATCCCGATCATTATTCCTTTGCTCTTCACGACGATTCAACGTGCTGAACAGCTGAGTTATGCGATTGATGCGCGTGCTTATGGAAATGGTAAAGGGAGAACTTCTTATAGGGTATTGCAATTGCAGCAAATGGATTATCTAGCGGTGGGAGTTGCCTTGTTGTTCGCTATGATTCTGCTTGGGTTAAAGATAGGAAAGGTGTAG
- a CDS encoding NAD(P)H-dependent flavin oxidoreductase, which yields MKWNTRITELLHIEYPIIQGGLAYLGYADLAAAVSNAGGLGQVTAMSLPSAEALRSEIERVRTLTDKPFGVNFAIGMHGIGYEDRVQIAIDEKVPVVSLTGGNPAPMLEMFRSTNIKTLVLVSSRRQAQKAEQLGASAVIVVGQEGGGHLGRDDVGTMVLVPQVVDAVEIPVIASGGIGDGRGWMAAHALGAEGIEMGTRFVATEECVHAAASYKKALVESSESDTVVIKRSIGAPARVLRNEYSDIILEVERVTPTYEALKEYISGAANKRWVYDDIKEEGIGWAGQVTGMIHDIPTVSELVGRMVKEAESIRGMWGMQV from the coding sequence ATGAAATGGAACACCCGTATTACGGAGTTATTGCACATAGAGTACCCTATTATTCAAGGTGGACTTGCTTATTTAGGTTATGCAGACCTCGCGGCTGCAGTTTCGAATGCTGGTGGATTGGGTCAGGTCACAGCGATGAGTCTTCCGAGTGCAGAGGCTTTACGTTCAGAAATAGAACGGGTACGTACTTTGACGGACAAGCCATTTGGTGTTAATTTTGCCATCGGTATGCATGGTATTGGTTATGAAGATCGGGTGCAGATCGCCATCGACGAGAAGGTTCCCGTCGTGAGCCTCACCGGAGGAAACCCAGCCCCCATGCTGGAAATGTTTCGGTCTACGAATATTAAAACGCTGGTGCTCGTCTCCTCACGTAGACAAGCCCAAAAAGCTGAACAATTAGGCGCTTCTGCGGTTATTGTTGTTGGCCAAGAGGGAGGAGGACACTTGGGACGTGATGATGTTGGGACTATGGTGCTCGTGCCCCAAGTAGTGGATGCGGTTGAAATTCCTGTGATTGCTTCAGGCGGGATCGGGGATGGCCGCGGATGGATGGCTGCCCATGCACTGGGGGCTGAGGGAATTGAAATGGGGACACGTTTCGTTGCTACAGAGGAATGTGTTCATGCGGCTGCTTCTTATAAAAAAGCCTTAGTAGAAAGTTCTGAGTCAGATACAGTCGTAATCAAACGATCTATCGGAGCACCTGCGCGAGTATTACGCAATGAATACAGCGACATAATTCTTGAAGTCGAGCGTGTAACACCGACGTATGAGGCCTTAAAAGAATACATCAGCGGCGCAGCCAACAAGCGCTGGGTTTATGATGACATCAAAGAAGAGGGCATCGGCTGGGCTGGTCAAGTAACAGGAATGATCCATGATATCCCTACAGTCTCAGAGCTAGTCGGCAGGATGGTTAAAGAGGCAGAGTCGATTCGTGGGATGTGGGGAATGCAGGTGTGA
- a CDS encoding alpha/beta fold hydrolase: MGYFVTVEPGVKVFIEDINPKGNKTILFIHGWPLNHNQFEYQFNFLPKLGYRCIGMDWRGYGNSDKPFDGYGFDRLADDLRMVIEALQLKNITLAGHSTGGAISIRYMARYKGYGVSKLVLIDAASPSSVPKEFTNKIIEDTNNDRPKMLQNQTELFFFQYISEPKSEWFFLMGLQAANWSTSAIMVTLRDENVYNDLGQIDVPTLIIHGIHDKVVPFTQAQETNKLIKNSQLVPFQYSSHCPFLEERDRFNQLLSSFA; this comes from the coding sequence TTGGGATACTTCGTTACTGTGGAACCGGGCGTAAAAGTATTTATAGAGGACATCAATCCGAAGGGAAATAAAACGATACTTTTTATTCATGGCTGGCCGCTAAACCATAACCAGTTCGAATATCAGTTCAATTTCCTTCCTAAGCTCGGATATCGTTGTATCGGAATGGACTGGAGAGGATACGGCAATTCGGATAAACCATTCGATGGTTACGGTTTCGATAGATTAGCAGATGATCTTCGTATGGTCATCGAGGCGTTACAGCTAAAAAACATAACACTGGCAGGACACTCTACCGGAGGCGCGATCTCAATTCGTTATATGGCTCGTTATAAAGGGTACGGGGTATCTAAACTCGTCCTAATCGACGCTGCGTCTCCATCAAGCGTTCCAAAAGAATTTACGAATAAAATTATCGAAGATACAAACAATGACCGTCCAAAAATGCTGCAAAACCAAACGGAGCTTTTTTTCTTTCAGTACATTTCTGAACCGAAATCCGAATGGTTCTTTCTAATGGGTTTACAAGCTGCGAATTGGTCGACTTCCGCCATTATGGTCACGCTAAGAGACGAGAATGTTTACAACGATCTTGGACAGATCGATGTACCCACATTAATTATTCATGGAATTCATGATAAAGTCGTTCCGTTTACCCAAGCTCAGGAAACAAATAAGCTGATTAAAAATTCGCAATTAGTTCCATTCCAATACAGCAGCCATTGCCCTTTTTTGGAGGAGCGTGATAGATTCAACCAACTATTATCTTCTTTTGCATAA
- a CDS encoding GNAT family N-acetyltransferase, giving the protein MQFKLYTDVHEFYIDTYDVLMRHEAQNLIPLGNIIIGHEGKDKTDWRDPVNWLMATISDAKGTQLTAIMTPPHNITLYATDNKINPEAINCLIDGLKDREIPGVTTEKTLAEYFAKEYTLRKGLTFETTMSQRIYELTAVNPDIQKAGIVRLLDEKDIHFFPYWAEAFYAAASYGKTEMSIPQDADPYLYRIASKKLYILEDNGIPVSMAGYTRVMQTAIGVAFVYTPPYERSKGYATSIVAQISQLALDKGFTKCVLYTDLANPTSNSIYQKIGYMPICDSLQLKFE; this is encoded by the coding sequence ATGCAATTCAAGTTGTATACGGATGTGCATGAGTTTTACATTGATACCTATGATGTGCTGATGCGTCATGAAGCGCAAAATTTGATTCCTCTTGGCAATATCATAATTGGGCATGAAGGAAAAGACAAAACAGACTGGCGTGACCCTGTAAATTGGCTTATGGCAACGATTTCGGATGCTAAGGGTACACAACTTACCGCCATAATGACACCGCCACACAATATTACGCTTTATGCAACGGACAACAAAATTAACCCAGAAGCTATAAACTGTCTGATAGATGGGTTGAAAGATCGTGAAATTCCAGGTGTAACAACCGAAAAAACCTTGGCAGAGTATTTTGCCAAAGAATATACCTTGCGCAAGGGATTAACTTTTGAAACAACCATGAGCCAACGTATATATGAACTTACGGCAGTAAATCCAGACATTCAAAAGGCTGGTATCGTTCGATTGCTGGATGAAAAGGATATTCACTTTTTCCCATACTGGGCTGAAGCATTTTATGCAGCGGCGAGTTATGGCAAAACAGAAATGTCCATCCCGCAAGATGCAGACCCTTACCTCTACCGAATAGCATCGAAAAAACTCTATATTTTAGAGGACAACGGGATACCCGTTTCTATGGCAGGATATACAAGGGTAATGCAGACGGCTATTGGCGTGGCATTTGTATATACCCCTCCATATGAGCGCAGTAAGGGTTATGCTACTTCAATTGTGGCGCAAATAAGCCAACTTGCATTGGATAAAGGATTTACTAAGTGCGTCTTATATACGGATTTAGCAAATCCCACATCTAATAGCATCTATCAAAAGATTGGCTATATGCCAATTTGTGATTCTCTCCAGTTAAAATTTGAATAG
- a CDS encoding M24 family metallopeptidase, whose protein sequence is MNNALTSLEQQMASEGLDALLVTDPKHVYYLTGFASDPHERFLGLLLIRGEEPMLILPALDAEAAQAASSVTKLLTHSDTDNPYILLKDCFGSSKIGTLGIEKEHFSVARFEHLTAAVPAERFSDIGPLLRSMRSKKTPDEVKRMKHAAELVEEALRRVLTHVKSGVTENDLVAELEYLMKKVGASGPSFDTMVLSGPKTALPHGVPGNRVIQPGDFLMFDIGVYADGYASDITRTFAIESVDDKLVTIYNTVLAANEAGIAASNPGAPFGSVDKAARDVIEEAGFGEYFLHRVGHGLGMDVHEYPSLHGQNDDIIEIGNVFTVEPGIYVPGLAGVRIEDDLIITAEGAETLTSFPKELTILHL, encoded by the coding sequence ATGAATAACGCTCTGACAAGCCTAGAGCAGCAAATGGCGAGTGAAGGACTTGATGCCCTCCTCGTAACAGATCCCAAACATGTCTACTACTTAACCGGATTCGCCAGCGATCCGCATGAACGCTTCCTGGGTCTGCTGTTGATACGTGGAGAGGAGCCTATGCTGATTCTACCCGCACTAGATGCGGAAGCAGCTCAAGCCGCTTCTTCAGTCACCAAACTCCTAACCCACAGTGACACTGATAATCCCTATATCCTGCTTAAGGATTGTTTCGGCAGCAGTAAGATAGGTACTCTTGGCATAGAGAAGGAACATTTCTCAGTAGCCCGTTTTGAACATTTAACCGCTGCCGTTCCAGCGGAACGATTTAGTGATATTGGTCCATTGCTGCGCAGCATGCGTTCCAAAAAGACCCCGGATGAAGTTAAGCGCATGAAGCATGCCGCTGAGCTAGTTGAGGAAGCTTTGCGCCGCGTGCTTACCCATGTAAAATCAGGTGTTACAGAAAACGATCTAGTAGCTGAGCTAGAATATCTAATGAAAAAGGTTGGCGCTTCTGGCCCTTCCTTTGACACCATGGTGCTTTCTGGTCCGAAAACCGCCCTGCCTCACGGTGTTCCAGGCAACCGGGTCATTCAGCCAGGTGACTTCCTGATGTTTGATATCGGGGTATACGCTGATGGTTATGCTTCCGATATTACACGTACCTTTGCTATTGAATCCGTGGATGACAAGCTTGTCACGATCTACAACACCGTGCTCGCTGCTAACGAAGCTGGGATCGCTGCTTCCAATCCTGGAGCTCCTTTCGGTTCTGTCGACAAAGCTGCACGTGACGTGATTGAAGAAGCCGGATTCGGAGAATATTTCTTGCACCGTGTCGGACACGGACTGGGTATGGATGTACATGAATATCCATCACTCCATGGACAGAACGATGACATTATCGAAATCGGCAACGTGTTCACCGTTGAGCCAGGGATTTATGTACCCGGACTAGCAGGTGTGCGTATCGAAGATGATCTGATTATTACAGCTGAAGGTGCGGAGACCTTAACAAGCTTCCCTAAGGAACTGACTATTCTTCATTTGTAG